Part of the Nicotiana tabacum cultivar K326 chromosome 20, ASM71507v2, whole genome shotgun sequence genome, AACTATCTTTTATCGTATTAACTTAACTCACTATAACAGTACCTGAAGCTCATTAGAGCAGTTATAAACTCTTGGCAAGGCATCAGGGCAGAATAATCTACCATTGTCTCCTTGATATTCCAATTCTTGTACTTGTGGAAACTCAGCACCGAAAAACAAGCCACCTCCTGTAGTGGCAGCAGCAAGTATTGCTGAAGATTCAGCAACAGGCATGGTGGGATTTGAGTTTAAAGGTAAGTAGTTTGCGAGCGTAGGATCAAGAAGAGgacaagaaggagaagaagaagaagtaggaaCTCGCATATAAGAAGGAACTGATGACAACGATTCCTCTTCGTATATATGTCCTAATGGAGGTCCCATAAGTGGAACAATAGGTGGAGGATGATCAGGAGGATACTGAGAAACATCGGTTACTTTGATATGTTGATTGTTGAGAGAATTAATGTCGAATAGTTCTTGTTGAGGATTAAGTAAATGATGAGGGATTGAGAAGTTCGCGTCTTGTGTGAACTCAATTGAAGCTGAAATATCATTCTCAATTTGATCTTCTTGAGAATCAAATATTATTGAGAGAGCGTTGTTGTtaatgttgttgttgtcgttgttgttgttgttgttgttgttgttggttcgTGAAGGGCTAATATTAGATGTAACTGTGGTGATGTTGGTTTCTTCATTCTTCTCAATAGTGTTATTGAATTTGTTCATGTCAAGATTGGTTGAATATGAACTCTGTTCCTCATAGCTGCAACAATTTGAGCTAGAAGCAACTTCTGAATTCTGTACATTTGGAAACAACTCAGACTCACAGAAATTCAGAATTTGATCACTGAGAGGGCTCGACATCTCTTCCTGcgagaaaaaaaaacaattaaagaCTCTGTCACAATTTTACATCTCATTTTTCTTTACTAAAACCTAAAAAGGACCCTAATTTGCAGCATCTTTCTTCTATCTTTTTTCTTGATAGAATAGAATCAAAACTCTTACGTATGTTAGTTAGTAATCATCTTTTCCCGACTAAAATACATGAATGGTGTGCTATTTCCGAGGTAACAGAATACGAGAGATGCCTAACACTCCTCCTAAAATTATTTGCATCTAAAGACAATCTAAAAtggcagtccggtgcactaagctcccgctatgtgcgggaTCCAAGGAAGGGTCAGACCACAAGGGTCAATTCTACGTACGAAGCTTTACCCTGCATTTTTACAAGAGGCTATTTTTACGGCTCGAAGTCGTGACCTCTGGTCACATGACAATCTAAAAAACACGAATTATATATCAAGAGAATAAGCATCGTGTCATTGGAACCTAATttccaaacatgaaaaaatacaTGAACTTGTGCTTCATGTGACATATGGGATCTGAAAATGGTATGCAAATGAAAACAAGAATTGGATAGCAAAAAAGCAAAGAATATGGAAGTTCATGGCATGTGACCTTTGGTGCAAGATTGAGTTAAAATACTCCAAATTCAGACAAACAATGGGAACTTTAGTAGCACTAATATCCCATTATTATTAGCATGTGAAGTGCTCCATTGCAATAAAGTTCATCTCCTCCAAGTCTGCCTAGGAACCAAAGAAAGAATCATTTTACATTGTAGGAAAACTTAAGCAATACACTTGAAAAGCTAAATATTCCATTATAATTCAAAATGGAAATAATTTGGAAGAGGGACTAACATTGCTAGGGGTGATCTACATAGTAATATTTTTAAGTAActcgaaaaaagaaaaataagaatctGATTTGGAGTAAAACCACTATAAATGTAAAGTTAAAATTcagcaaaaaaaaattgaaagaaaacaaaaaaaaataatttaatgatCTAGTTCAAGATCTCAAACCGTTATAAGAGGAAAAGGCGGACTATATaataaaaaagaagagaaaaaacagCATTCAACTCTCAACCCCCCATGTTAATAGAATTAAGTTGAATCTTGTCTGGTAATATTATACCATAATTATAACAAATTAATTACTAACTCATAAACAAGGCAAAAACAACATTAGTGTAAACAAGGTGGATACATGCTCAAAAAGAAGTGTGAGAAAATAAGATATGTACAATAGAAAGCTGATGTTCTTGAGTATTAGCCATGTTCTTCAAcattattgtttttcttcttcttctggaaAAAATAAtctctttttaatttttgttttgaaaaagatATATTTATTGGATTGTAAATCGGCCCCATGAACTGATCAAAGCTTTAGGCAAAGAACATGAAAACCATTGTTTGTTTTCATGAAACTGTGGTTGCCATTTTTCATCTTACCTTAAGGAAATGCAAGTTTTGAACCAATGGAAGAGAGAATTCCATGCAAGAAaataggagagagagagagaagtttGAAAACAGAGAGATTGGTTTGAGGACAAGGAGGTATAATATGAAGAATTTTGGATttggttttggggggggggggggtggagggGGGGTATGGGGTAACTAGAAATAGAAAGTTAGTTATATAGGTACATGTTTGACCGTACAATGTAGTCACACCTAGGTTGTCGGTGGGCCATTCAGTTTGTGGTGACACGTGGAGGCCTGTTGTTTAATGACTTGGTTAAGTAATCGTACTATTTTACATGACTTGTACTTTGCTCAAATTAAGTTGACCTTAGGTTCGTTTTATAGCAGGTTCTCTAGCATCAACACAACATTACTACGACTGTGTAACTAGCTAGAAGTTAGGACTATGCCAATCTTAATTAAAGATTTCAAGTTTGAGCCTTAAGTTGTTGGAGTTACTACACGCCAGACCCAAATTGAAGAAGGCCCAACTTAATATTATGGCTATATTGTACATTTATTTATGTATGTAGTCTGGATTGGACTTAAGCCCAAAGTAGTAATTTCCGGGTCATATATATAAGTAGTAGAGGTTTCTAGAAACAGCAGAactattcattctattttctgaTACAATAAGAAAAGAGTTCTCTCTTCGTTCATTCCAATACAAGCTCTAGATACAAATTGATTCAAGCCAATCTTGTTTCACAcattaacatggtatcagagcgatgATTCTGTTTCATTTCACGCTGCCGGTTCGTCCGATCTTAGCCTTGTTCATTTTTGTTCAAGTTTCATGGGTTCTCCAGAATTTCGTCGGTTTTTTGGTTGCTTTCATCAATTTCTCGTTTTTCTGCCAAGGACTCTTTGGTTTGCTATTGGCTTTACTCCGAATTAACCTTCTACAATGTTCATGGCCTGTTTGAAGTCTTTTTCACTAAATGCTGGTTTTGAGTTCTTTTTCGTGAGCTAGGGTTTGTGACAATTGATACTGGTTTCTTCAGTCTTTCTCTGTTTGCGATTTTGAAGGCTGTAGTTCTTCCAGTCGCGAAGAACCTTTGGTATTGTGTTCTCCACTTCTTTTGTCCTTACATGCCTGATTTTTGTGGTGTTTTTTCTTGATGCTGTGATTACTTGTGCTTCTACATCATGGTTGTTGTGGATACCTCTGTTAGCTCTAGCAGCTCTAGCACTTATGTCTCAGATCCCTTAAATCCTCTTCATCTTTCATCTTCTGATGTCCATGGGATCTCTCTTGTTTCTAACCCTTTTTCTGGGACTGATTTTGGGGGTTGGCGAAGGAGTATGATCGTCTCCTTATCAACCAGAAACAAAATTGCCTTTATAGATGGGTCATGCCCTAGACCTGTTGATGACTCTCCTCAAATTAAACTGTGGGATAGGTGTAATAACATGGTCATTTCGTGGATGACTAGTTCCTTATCCCCTGACATTGCTGAGAGCGTCCAATGCTCAGAAACTGCTCAGAATATTTGGAACCATCTTAATAAGAGGTATGGGTCGGTTGATGGGACCAAagtatttgaattaaaaaagaattGGCTTTCACTAATCAGGGTTCATTAGACATTGCTTCATATTTCAATAAGTTGAAGAAACTTTGGGACGAGTTGGCTTTCTTGCACTCTAAGTATGCCAATAGATGTAATTGTGGGGGTAGGTCTGAGGAGGAAGAGGAGAACAAACTCTATCAATTTCTCATGGGGTTGAACGACGCTTATGTTAGTGTCCGGAGTAATTTGCTCATGATGCAGCCTCTACCTTCTCTAGATAATGCTTACAATATTCTTCTCCAAGATGAAAGACAAAGACAAGTCAGTCCTAGTCCTCAGTTCAACAATGAATCAGCCTTTTTTAATGTCAACTTTCACAATTCTGTTAACAAACATTCAACAGCCAATCAACTTCCTattactccaaaataatataTTCGAAGAGTCAATTTTGATCAGAGAAAGTCCAATTTGGTgtgcaaatattgcaaaaaacCTGGGCATCTCATTGAGAAGTGCTATAAACTTCATGGTTTTTCACCCAATTTTAAGTTCACCAAAGGGAAGAGAATTGCTAGGAATGTTGAAGTTCAGAACCTTGGTGTAAATTCTGATTCAACTAATCTTCCATCTGAGTGTCCTCCTGACTCTGGTTCATTGGTCCTTGGGCTAACTAAAGAACAATACACTCAATTGCTACACTTGTTGCAGCAGAATCATGTTTCTGATTCACCTACTCAATACGGTCTTATGGGTTCTGCCAATTTTGCTGGTATGGTTCCTTCCCCTGCATGTGTAGGTGTTAGTTATGGTGCATGCATGCTAACTAGAGTTAATGACTGCATTTGGATTATAGATTCTGGAGCCACAGATCACATGACTTTCTAATAGAGACCTTTTTTTTGACATTAAGCCTCTTGTTATTCCTTATCTAGTTACCCTTCCTAATGGCTACAAGGCCAAAGTCACTTGTACTGGCTCCCTGCACTTCTTATCTTTCACCTTGAATCATGTTCTCTATGTTCCTAGTTTTCACTACAATCTTATTTTTGTTTATAAACGTGTCTCATATTTGGATTGTGATCTTCTATTCAGCAAGTTTTCTTGTCTTCTCTAGGGCCCTTCACTGAAGAGGCCAGTGGAAGTTGGTAAAGTGGATCATGGTCTTTACAAGCTTCTGGTAGATGGTTCTTCTACTGTCTCTACTGTACTTACTTCCACTTGTGATTCTGATTCCGTTTCCAGTTGTAAATACCATTCTCCATTGTTTCCTGTATCCCATTGTACATACCAATCTGATGTCAATAAAATGGAGATTTTATGGCACAATCAATTAGGGCATATGCCTTTTAGTAGAATGAAAgacatttctgtttttccttgCAAATTCTCTAATAAACAACCTTTTGTTTGTTCTATTTGTTCTTTAGCTAGACAACCTAGGCTTCCTTTTCCAGATAGTTGCATTAAAACATCTTCTTCTTTCCAACTTGTCCATGTGGACACCTGGGGACCCTATAGCAGCCCTACTTATAATGGTTGCAAATACTTCTTCACCATTGTTGATGATTTACAAGAGCTACTTGGACTCATCTCATGGGTTCTAAGAGCAATGTTTTTCCTTTATTAAAAGCTTTTATAGCCATGGTACAAACACAATTTCATATAACAATTCAGTCAGTAAGAAGTGATAATGCTTTTGAATTAGGATCCAGTAATTCTGCAGTCAATTCTTTCTTGATAATGGTATTATTCATCTGACTTCATGCCCTCacacaccacaacagaatggtgTGGTGGAGAGGAAGCATAGGTATTTGCTGGAAACTTCTCGAGCTTTATTGTTTCAGTCCAAGTTACCAATCAGATTTTGGGGTAATTGTGTTTTGACTGCCACATATCTTATAAACAGGTTTCCCTCCAAATTGCTCAATGATAAATCCAGGTGGTTTGAAAAatggtctcgcgtggatgatgtaccagagcctaagctaagaaggccaacaaaaagaccccatgttcaaaacttcaatgataaaatccaagaacgattgatctggggagaaaaggaaaaggggtacaaagcaactattcatgccctaaaagaaaatctaagaagcctcagtttggagaaagatttgcaagcacgagaagccgaaggcgagaaaaagagtctagcttgtgagaatgaaaatcttcatgctcgattccaaaaaatgaaaagagtttctgaaacgccaaagaggagctggaaggatcaaaaaaccatcgccaatctctttgaaaaaatgcaagattatgattccattcttgcggaaaacgaaagggcattgagcaaagcaaaagaaaggatccaacaattaaacgaagaagccagatctaacaaggaacgccaagataggcaatccgaaaaagacaaggcacaattcaagaaggaaaaagactattagatgcgatcagaagaccagcttcgtgcacaactagaagaggcaagaagatgcaacagagaacatcaacaagcagacctcgacagggaaagatcgcaagcaagattggagcaggccagactccgagctctgttagaatcagctctagatcgtgaaaaccgtgtcagagatatagctaccactcgtcagcagcaattgcaagaccaagaccaacgtctccaaggtttcagggcacaaatccacgacctggcagtcttcacatctcaaagatatgtaaactgccaaggaatggattataaaaggtttacagagcatgcgcccacttttgctcgtcatctagcaatggagttggaaaggatgtatcgtacgctgggaggccatccaggtcaagccccacattgagcagataatccaatatttgacaacaaaagtgtaaagtggggcatgttgtgagatgttaagaattgtatcttttattttgatttaagtgtgtgtgtttcaagccattttcttaaaagttttcaaatgtaattccatctttgtgtaatgaataaaagtgattgcctttagtccgaactacgcaaggtctgattcatgtaaggcatgatacgtaggcaatctctaagattcgaccaccacgataaaagatatatataataaataaaagtgaataacaataaaaatttcaagaaagctgggacgacacaagcagccgagcaaatgcataatagaaagggattatttgtctaggagcattgcatctcaacgtgtgattatatatgtgttaaactctcaaaactaacaagtttgttcattgtcagaattcaagcagttagtttccctaaagagtatactggcatattatcactatcacacaagatcaaaaggaccaatacccgaaagtatgtctatcccagatgttgacacaggtatggagctagaggagatggatgtcgggaaaatgaaagaagagatgtttaagctcaagcagcaaatggctgagatgtaccaagcatggtctacaggacagctacccccatcttacccaaataaccctgctccatcaatgacccaaactcaggataatatcaccactgaattatccccaaacttccccatttaccaacactaccgaagcaccacctctcagacaccgcagtctccacctccgaaacccgttccatattttcctccacctatgactcctgttttcgtagcacctccccttgctatattccacaaatctcctagtgagcctacattccaggcccaggacaaccaatattgccccccggagcccaccctcaaagcttccgaaattcattcaactactcctcattttgatctcccaaccgaaattgacaagccaactaaaaatgttgaacaagaagagatgttcaggaaggtcaagagtctagaacaatcgttcagagacatgagAGGATTAggcgggcaagtcagtgtagcatacaaagacttatgcttattccccaatgtacaattgccagtcggtttcaagatgcccaaatttgacctatacagcgggcacggcgacccagtagcccacttaaggggtttctgtagcaagatgcgaggagctgggggaaaagatgaattattaatggcttacttcagtcaaagtttaagcggatcagctttggagtggtatacacgccaggaccatgggagatggtacacctgggatgacctggcacaggcattcgcataccatttccaatacaatctggaaatcatcccagatcgattatctttgacaaaatttgagaagaaacataatgaaagtttcagagagtatggttttcggtggagagaacaggcagcaagagtggatcctcctatgaaggagagcgaaatggtagactacttcctccaagccttggaaccgacttactatgcccatttggtttcagcagttgggaaatcattcaacgaagtagtgaagatgggaggtatggtggaagaaggcctcaagacaaataaaatcatgagctattcagcaattaaggcaactactcaagctattcaaggcggggtaggaggaatcggaagaaagaagagggaggaagcagcagtagttgattcaggaatttggccgggacccagaggttcaccgctttactataatcaacaacgacctcgccaatcagcttaccaccatgattcatcccaacactactatcacccttcagagcctcatttttccattaaccatgctcaagcatacaatcagccacctgttcacactaattggcgtgctcctgtcacaccaaatacttacccacgagcctatcccggaccaggtttcaggcctaggccagcattcaggggagaaagggaacagaaaaagaaaacttacactccattaggagagtcttacactagtctgttccacaggctgagacagctagacatgctgagaccaatacaatccaaactacctaatcctcctccaaagaatctggattacaccattagctgtgaatattgctccggtgcaccaggccatgatacggagaaatgctggcatttgaaaaatgcaatacaagagctgattgatactaataaaatcgaggttcaaacccccaaagccccaaatatcaatagaaatccaatgccagcccatcaagaggctaatatgatagaaatcatacaagctgatggggagacaaagaagccgtcacaaactgtcatgatgatcaagtctcatgaaaccaagccagataaacAGTTgatagaggagaagccggtgtctaagcaaaacaaaaatggtgatgaactaTCTATA contains:
- the LOC107793171 gene encoding uncharacterized protein LOC107793171, giving the protein MSSPLSDQILNFCESELFPNVQNSEVASSSNCCSYEEQSSYSTNLDMNKFNNTIEKNEETNITTVTSNISPSRTNNNNNNNNNDNNNINNNALSIIFDSQEDQIENDISASIEFTQDANFSIPHHLLNPQQELFDINSLNNQHIKVTDVSQYPPDHPPPIVPLMGPPLGHIYEEESLSSVPSYMRVPTSSSSPSCPLLDPTLANYLPLNSNPTMPVAESSAILAAATTGGGLFFGAEFPQVQELEYQGDNGRLFCPDALPRVYNCSNELQALSNESQHLVSATGCSNPLASDITNLDDPSFSNNVVKCSPEERREKINRYMKKRNERNFSKKIKYACRKTLADSRPRVRGRFAKNDEFGEANKTTSCGTHEDDTKEDVKLNHLYHHDPNMITSSGHDNNGRIFTSNCHSSNSPYDICPPLYCTDGQLH
- the LOC142174617 gene encoding uncharacterized protein LOC142174617, with amino-acid sequence MVVVDTSVSSSSSSTYVSDPLNPLHLSSSDVHGISLVSNPFSGTDFGGWRRSMIVSLSTRNKIAFIDGSCPRPVDDSPQIKLWDRCNNMVISWMTSSLSPDIAESGSLDIASYFNKLKKLWDELAFLHSKYANRCNCGGRSEEEEENKLYQFLMGLNDAYVSVRSNLLMMQPLPSLDNAYNILLQDERQRQFTKGKRIARNVEVQNLGVNSDSTNLPSECPPDSGSLVLGLTKEQYTQLLHLLQQNHVSDSPTQYGLMGSANFAGMVPSPACGPSLKRPVEVGKVDHGLYKLLVDGSSTVSTVLTSTCDSDSVSSCKYHSPLFPVSHCTYQSDVNKMEILWHNQLGHMPFSRMKDISVFPCKFSNKQPFVCSICSLARQPRLPFPDSCIKTSSSFQLVHVDTWGPYSSPTYNGCKYFFTIVDDLQELLGLISWVLRAMFFLY